A single genomic interval of Nostoc commune NIES-4072 harbors:
- a CDS encoding DUF4347 domain-containing protein: MTIITKLQVRSKLTISTAKTHNLVFIDTAVEDYQSLANGVTPNTKVFFITPTQNGIKEITKILAYHGQNLTSIHIVAHGVPGCLYLGNTRLGLDTLNNYQEQLQQWQQLTSKPKFENLLLYSCNLAAGDAGAEFITKLHQLTGLNIAASRERVGTAALGGNWKLEVCTAQMEVSLAFTQTTQQAYTGVFATFTVNSISDEDDGDRNNGITTLREAIKLANNTPSRDTITFAGVFADNTPDTITLTSGQLRITDNLTIQGTGASQLTISGNNTSRAFEISGAGTDVIIDDLKIANAKNLNNTPPGQGGGGIFVNSSSILSLTSSTVSNNTASYGGGISNRGALSLTNSTISGNTGDNGGGGIFNGGTLSLTNSTVFGNKAFSGGGGISNGGTLSLNSSQVFGNTTGYDGGGISNSNIARLRNSTVSNNTADYDGGGIYNYYSGRYEEEGSGYTTLINSTVSGNKSNGSGGGIYNRLALTLLNTTITNNTADSDSDIYGFGNGGGIFNEPIYEYGTGSRITVGNTIIAGNFDNSTTGEVNPDVDGYFIDSGNNLIGKSNGSTYFTTSTLVGTKANPIDPKLGLLQNNGGNTLTHTLQPGSPAINTGSNALTLSKINTDQRGAERIADGIVDIGAVEVQPSTTIAPPTTSKPNGTVVTNTNDSGEGSLRQAILNANANAGEDTITFAGVFSDDTPDIINLTSGQLTITDDLRILGTGTSNLTISGNDDFRVFEIANTGTDAIIDGLKVTNANDVFGAILVNSNATLNLNNSNVSNSIGSVGGIFNRGSLNLTNTTVSDNTGSSVGGGIYNSGSLSLNNSTVANNQTFLDDAPSYGGGIFNTGTLEITNSILSNNGAFTRGVSGNPPESSTYGGSIYNSGIAKVINSTIFGSSAELGGGISNSGSLSLTNTTVSSNIASVGGGISNSGKLTLSNSTITDNAATRLYAPWKSFFQGGGIVNQTNGAVIVANTIIAGNYEDDPYASEDVNSDVIGKFTDSGNNLIGDRTGSTGFTTSTLVGTSDNSIDPKLGPLQNNGGTSLTHALLKDSPAINAGNNALVPKGITTDGRSTGFDRIFNGIVDTGAYEATAVLLNQSPVNTIPNTLSTFYDAYEGTPLIFSSNQGRMFAISDIDAGTNPVQVTLTATNGILTLNNTSGLTFTTGDGIADPTLTFTGTISSINNALDGLSFTATNYRDTGSITITTNDLGNTGPGGAFSDTDTLTNIYLSPNIIDGTYDVDETLIGSDYADRITGVSGDDTIIGNKGDDQINGIFGDNDIIIYNLGDGTDTISYFGGVGTGYNPPSEIIKEVDVIKFNGAGLTARNLLLTQNNRNLEITFEGVADAKIILEDFTLQYLDNLFPTGTRGAVGNILFDGQTSIRDSYDVFDIKSTQRTIFNKNTVTFLNDLNNNVEGFDNSDDVINAQGGNDIIDGKGGNDLLRGGVGLDTLIGGAGDDTLIGNAGNDILTGGSGNDRFVYQTLSDRGWVGDTITDFESSNDQLVLSNLFESLNYSGSNPISDDYLRFVQLGTDTQVQVNSGDSTVDFNTLVTLNTFTATNLVLGTNVIV, encoded by the coding sequence ATGACCATAATCACTAAATTACAGGTAAGGTCAAAACTCACAATCTCTACTGCCAAAACCCACAATCTAGTCTTTATAGACACAGCAGTTGAAGACTATCAGAGTTTAGCCAACGGTGTTACTCCCAACACAAAAGTATTTTTCATAACACCAACACAAAACGGCATAAAGGAAATTACGAAGATTTTGGCTTATCACGGCCAAAATCTGACTAGTATCCACATTGTGGCTCACGGTGTTCCTGGTTGCTTGTATTTAGGCAACACACGCTTAGGACTCGATACCCTTAACAACTATCAAGAACAACTGCAACAATGGCAGCAGCTAACCTCTAAACCAAAATTTGAGAACTTACTCCTTTACAGTTGCAACCTAGCAGCAGGTGATGCCGGGGCAGAATTTATTACAAAATTACACCAACTCACAGGTTTAAATATTGCGGCTTCTCGTGAGCGAGTAGGCACTGCGGCATTAGGCGGTAACTGGAAACTGGAAGTCTGCACTGCACAGATGGAAGTGAGTCTAGCATTTACTCAAACGACGCAACAAGCTTACACCGGAGTATTTGCCACCTTTACGGTTAATAGTATTTCAGATGAAGATGATGGCGATCGCAATAATGGCATCACAACTCTAAGAGAGGCAATTAAATTAGCCAATAATACTCCTAGTAGGGATACAATTACCTTTGCAGGCGTATTCGCTGATAACACCCCAGATACTATCACCCTCACCTCTGGGCAACTCAGGATTACTGATAATCTAACCATCCAAGGTACGGGAGCATCTCAACTTACCATTAGTGGCAATAATACTTCTAGAGCATTTGAGATATCAGGAGCAGGCACAGATGTAATCATTGATGACTTAAAAATTGCCAATGCTAAAAACTTGAACAATACTCCTCCCGGACAAGGAGGCGGAGGTATTTTTGTCAATAGCAGTAGCATCCTCAGTTTAACTAGCAGTACGGTCTCTAATAATACGGCAAGCTATGGGGGTGGTATATCTAACCGTGGCGCTCTCAGCTTAACTAACAGTACGATCTCTGGCAATACTGGCGACAACGGGGGGGGTGGTATATTTAACGGTGGCACTCTCAGCCTAACTAACAGTACGGTCTTTGGCAATAAGGCCTTCAGTGGAGGGGGTGGTATATCTAATGGTGGTACTCTCAGCCTTAACAGTAGTCAAGTATTTGGTAATACCACAGGCTATGACGGCGGTGGTATATCTAACAGTAATATTGCTAGACTGAGAAACAGTACAGTGTCAAACAATACCGCAGATTACGACGGTGGAGGTATTTATAACTATTACAGTGGCAGATATGAAGAAGAAGGTTCTGGTTATACTACTCTAATTAACAGCACGGTTTCTGGCAATAAGTCAAACGGTAGCGGTGGTGGTATTTATAATCGTCTAGCCCTTACACTACTCAATACAACAATTACCAATAATACCGCAGACTCAGATAGTGATATTTATGGTTTTGGCAACGGCGGTGGTATTTTCAATGAACCTATATATGAATACGGGACTGGTAGCAGAATAACTGTTGGTAACACTATCATTGCAGGTAATTTTGACAACTCCACTACAGGTGAAGTAAACCCTGATGTAGATGGCTACTTTATTGACTCTGGCAATAATTTGATAGGTAAGAGCAATGGTAGTACATACTTTACTACTAGCACTCTCGTAGGTACAAAAGCCAATCCAATTGATCCTAAACTGGGTCTGCTGCAAAATAACGGTGGTAACACCTTAACTCATACTTTACAACCAGGTAGCCCCGCAATTAACACAGGCAGTAATGCACTAACTCTTTCTAAAATTAACACTGACCAAAGGGGTGCAGAAAGGATAGCTGACGGTATCGTTGATATTGGAGCCGTTGAAGTCCAGCCCAGCACTACCATTGCACCACCCACTACTTCTAAACCTAATGGCACAGTTGTCACCAATACTAACGATTCTGGGGAAGGCTCGTTACGTCAAGCTATCCTAAATGCCAATGCCAATGCTGGCGAAGATACAATTACCTTTGCTGGGGTGTTTAGTGATGATACACCAGATATTATTAATCTCACTTCTGGGCAACTGACAATTACTGATGATCTGCGGATCTTGGGAACTGGCACATCTAACCTTACTATCAGTGGAAATGATGACTTCAGAGTGTTTGAGATCGCCAATACTGGAACAGATGCCATTATTGATGGTTTGAAGGTAACTAATGCAAATGATGTATTTGGTGCTATTTTAGTCAATAGCAACGCCACCCTCAATCTAAATAACAGCAACGTTTCTAACAGTATTGGCTCTGTAGGCGGTATTTTTAACCGTGGAAGTCTTAACCTAACTAACACCACCGTTTCTGATAATACTGGGTCGTCAGTAGGTGGCGGCATCTATAACTCTGGTAGTCTCAGCCTGAATAACAGTACTGTTGCTAATAATCAAACATTTCTTGATGATGCTCCTTCCTATGGTGGCGGCATTTTCAACACCGGCACTCTCGAAATAACTAACAGTATTCTTTCTAATAATGGAGCGTTCACTCGTGGAGTGTCTGGTAATCCTCCTGAGTCATCAACCTATGGCGGCAGCATCTATAACTCTGGCATTGCTAAAGTAATTAACAGCACTATATTTGGTAGTAGTGCCGAGTTAGGTGGCGGCATCTCTAACTCTGGTAGTCTTAGTTTAACTAACACTACTGTTTCTAGCAATATAGCCAGCGTAGGTGGTGGCATCTCTAACTCTGGTAAGCTGACTCTTAGCAACAGTACTATTACCGATAATGCTGCAACCCGTCTTTATGCTCCTTGGAAAAGTTTCTTCCAGGGAGGAGGTATTGTTAATCAAACCAATGGCGCTGTTATTGTTGCAAACACAATTATTGCTGGCAACTACGAAGATGATCCATACGCGAGTGAAGATGTCAATTCCGATGTTATTGGCAAATTCACAGACTCAGGCAATAACTTAATTGGTGACAGAACTGGCAGTACAGGTTTTACTACTAGCACCCTCGTTGGTACTAGCGATAACTCCATTGACCCCAAACTTGGTCCTCTGCAAAATAACGGCGGTACTAGTTTGACTCACGCCTTACTCAAGGATAGTCCTGCAATTAACGCTGGGAATAATGCCTTAGTTCCAAAAGGAATCACTACTGATGGGCGAAGTACAGGATTTGACAGAATATTTAACGGCATAGTAGATACAGGTGCTTATGAAGCTACTGCTGTTTTGCTAAATCAAAGTCCAGTTAATACCATTCCTAATACTTTAAGCACTTTTTACGATGCTTATGAAGGCACACCCTTAATATTCTCTAGTAACCAAGGCAGGATGTTTGCCATTAGTGACATTGATGCTGGCACTAACCCAGTACAAGTAACACTGACAGCCACCAATGGTATCCTAACTTTAAATAATACATCTGGTCTTACCTTCACTACCGGAGATGGCATAGCTGACCCCACCCTTACCTTTACTGGCACAATTAGCAGTATTAATAATGCTCTGGATGGTTTATCTTTCACAGCTACTAATTATCGTGATACTGGCAGTATCACCATCACTACGAATGACCTGGGTAATACTGGCCCAGGTGGAGCATTCAGCGATACCGATACTCTGACCAATATCTATCTCTCACCTAATATCATAGATGGCACTTATGATGTTGATGAAACCTTGATAGGTAGCGATTATGCTGATCGAATTACAGGTGTTAGTGGAGACGATACCATCATAGGTAACAAAGGCGACGATCAGATAAATGGCATCTTTGGCGATAATGATATAATTATCTACAATTTAGGTGATGGTACGGATACTATTAGCTATTTTGGTGGGGTAGGTACAGGCTACAATCCCCCATCAGAAATCATTAAAGAAGTCGATGTGATCAAATTTAATGGTGCAGGTTTGACTGCCCGTAATCTGTTGCTCACCCAGAATAACAGGAATTTGGAAATCACCTTTGAAGGCGTAGCAGATGCAAAAATTATCCTAGAAGATTTCACTTTACAGTATTTAGATAACTTATTTCCAACTGGGACTAGAGGAGCAGTTGGTAATATTCTGTTTGATGGGCAAACTAGCATTAGAGATAGTTATGATGTCTTCGATATCAAGTCCACCCAAAGAACTATCTTCAACAAAAACACTGTGACTTTTCTCAACGACTTAAACAATAATGTTGAAGGCTTTGATAACTCCGATGATGTGATTAATGCTCAAGGTGGTAATGACATCATTGACGGCAAAGGTGGTAACGACTTACTCCGGGGTGGTGTCGGGCTTGATACCTTAATTGGTGGTGCAGGTGATGATACTCTGATTGGTAATGCCGGGAACGATATTCTAACTGGTGGTAGCGGTAATGATAGGTTTGTTTACCAAACTTTGAGCGATCGCGGCTGGGTTGGTGATACAATCACAGACTTTGAAAGCTCCAATGATCAGTTAGTTCTGAGTAATTTATTTGAGAGCCTAAACTATAGTGGTAGCAATCCGATCAGCGACGACTATCTGCGGTTTGTACAATTGGGGACTGATACTCAGGTGCAGGTTAATTCTGGTGATAGCACTGTTGATTTCAATACTCTAGTGACTCTCAATACTTTCACTGCTACAAACCTAGTGCTTGGTACTAATGTCATTGTGTAG
- a CDS encoding phosphate-starvation-inducible PsiE family protein yields the protein MYMQKRQKSRFLFSDRWLDRHSIVRNMEAFQDLIVIVLCLGLFAVMLIQLWGIAIAITQPLDYKHVTAKILFVLILVELFRLLMVYLQEHSISVGVAVEVTIVSLLREIVVHGALEMHWVNTLAICGLLFVLGGLLVVCAKTPHMDCMSANTKFCPVVYRGGRERQNELEFQYSRQCDENQPLG from the coding sequence ATGTACATGCAAAAGCGCCAGAAAAGTCGATTTTTATTTAGCGATCGCTGGCTTGATCGGCACTCAATTGTTCGCAACATGGAAGCCTTTCAAGACTTAATTGTGATTGTCTTGTGTTTGGGTTTGTTCGCCGTCATGCTGATCCAATTGTGGGGGATAGCGATCGCTATCACGCAGCCACTAGACTATAAACATGTGACTGCAAAAATACTATTTGTGTTGATTTTAGTCGAGTTATTCCGACTATTAATGGTCTACTTGCAAGAACATAGTATCTCTGTAGGAGTCGCAGTTGAGGTAACAATTGTATCTCTACTGCGAGAGATAGTAGTTCACGGAGCGCTGGAAATGCATTGGGTTAATACGCTTGCAATTTGTGGTTTGTTGTTTGTTCTGGGTGGACTACTCGTAGTCTGTGCTAAAACCCCACACATGGATTGCATGAGTGCTAACACTAAGTTTTGTCCGGTTGTCTATAGAGGAGGTAGGGAACGGCAAAATGAGTTGGAATTCCAGTATTCACGTCAATGTGATGAGAATCAACCGCTTGGATAA
- a CDS encoding tetratricopeptide repeat protein, translating to MGKSFFKYRIAGLVSLMLLVSISSPSLSLSAPVPLKLAQSNGKTAVDLLNQGLQAIQAGKVQDAIAAFKQAAKLDPTLAPAHYNLGLALRQTGQLQPSADAFYRATQADPKFAPAFANLGGALLEGNNLQLANDYLQRSLELDPKLGFAHYNLGLVREQQRDCEKAIASFKKAIEYSKNAPEPSYHIGMCYLQQGKLDQAKDAFNQAVKINPKYPEAYYNLGSIWFQQGKLQEALETFRKSAEANSNYPNAYYGAGLVFMQLKQYGDAVQVLQFARDLYNAQKNPQWAKNAEQLLQQAQNLNYKPR from the coding sequence ATGGGAAAATCATTCTTTAAATATCGGATAGCCGGGTTAGTAAGTTTGATGCTGCTTGTTAGCATTTCCTCCCCCTCTCTTTCTCTATCTGCTCCTGTCCCCTTAAAGCTGGCACAATCTAATGGTAAAACTGCTGTAGACTTGTTAAACCAAGGTTTACAAGCAATTCAGGCGGGAAAGGTACAAGATGCGATCGCAGCCTTTAAACAAGCAGCTAAATTAGATCCGACATTAGCACCAGCGCACTATAATCTAGGGTTAGCATTGCGACAAACGGGACAATTACAACCCTCTGCGGATGCATTTTATCGAGCGACGCAAGCCGATCCTAAATTTGCTCCAGCTTTTGCTAATTTAGGTGGTGCGTTGTTAGAGGGGAATAATTTACAGTTAGCTAACGATTACTTGCAACGATCGTTAGAACTCGATCCAAAATTAGGATTTGCCCACTATAACTTGGGGTTGGTACGAGAACAGCAACGAGATTGCGAAAAAGCGATCGCATCTTTTAAAAAAGCCATAGAATATAGCAAAAATGCACCAGAGCCTTCTTACCATATAGGGATGTGTTATCTCCAACAAGGCAAACTCGATCAAGCCAAAGATGCGTTTAATCAGGCAGTAAAAATTAATCCAAAGTATCCAGAAGCTTACTATAATCTCGGCTCAATTTGGTTTCAGCAAGGTAAATTACAAGAGGCATTAGAGACTTTTAGAAAATCAGCCGAAGCTAACTCTAACTATCCCAACGCTTATTATGGTGCAGGGTTAGTTTTTATGCAGTTAAAGCAATATGGGGATGCAGTGCAAGTATTGCAATTTGCTAGAGATTTATATAATGCTCAGAAAAATCCTCAGTGGGCAAAAAATGCCGAACAATTGTTGCAACAAGCACAAAATTTAAATTACAAACCTCGCTGA
- a CDS encoding elongation factor G produces the protein MNEKVKSGSRNVAIVGPYLSGKTTLLESLLFVTGAISRKGSVKDSNTVGDSAAESRDRHMSVEVSAASTEYNGIRFTFIDCPGSIEFAQETYNALMGVDAAIVVCEPIRDRVLTLAPLFKFLDDWEIPHLVFVNKMDRANIHVLETLHALKALSSRPLVAHQYPIMNGEQLTGFIDMVSEQAYQYHPGAPADPIPFPESLKEEEHIARAEMLEALANFDDHLLEELLEDIEPPQEEILQDLKMELGADLVVPVFFGVAEQDYGVRPLLEALLREAPEPETTAERRLKNIKGDTALAQVLKTYYTPQGGKLSLVRVWRGKLTDGIVLNGIRTGGIYRLMGQQQQSVNQVNAGEIVALSRLEGIKTGDTISTEQQSAIKLPKAVELEPVYALAITPEKRNDEVKLSSAITKLLEEDCSLAWEQHGDTHEVILWGQGEIHLQVALDRLRRKYNLPMTTHLPQVPYKETIRKTVASIHGRYKHQSGGHGQFGDVFLDIKPLPRGTGFNFNETIVGGVVPKQYIPGVEMGVREFLTHGPLGFPMVDLAVTLTNGSYHNVDSSEQAFKQAARLAMQTGIPQAEPTLLEPILRVDVTTPSEFTSKVLQLLSGRRGQILGYEGRNDWQGWDNISAYLPQAEMQNFIVELRSLTLGVGSFHWEYDHLQEVPEKLAERVINSNGNGGNGNGK, from the coding sequence ATGAACGAAAAAGTAAAATCGGGTTCGCGGAATGTTGCAATTGTCGGGCCTTATTTGAGTGGAAAAACCACTTTACTAGAAAGCTTGTTATTTGTCACAGGGGCAATTTCTCGCAAAGGGAGTGTTAAGGACAGCAATACAGTGGGGGATAGTGCTGCCGAGTCGCGCGATCGCCACATGAGTGTAGAAGTCAGCGCCGCTAGCACTGAGTATAACGGCATTCGCTTCACTTTTATTGACTGTCCGGGAAGTATAGAATTTGCCCAAGAAACGTACAATGCTTTAATGGGAGTGGATGCGGCAATTGTAGTTTGCGAACCCATCCGCGATCGCGTCCTCACCCTCGCCCCTCTATTTAAATTCCTCGATGATTGGGAAATTCCCCACCTCGTCTTCGTCAACAAAATGGATCGGGCAAATATTCATGTTTTAGAAACGTTGCACGCCCTGAAAGCATTATCTAGCCGTCCCCTGGTAGCGCATCAATATCCCATCATGAACGGGGAACAACTTACCGGCTTTATCGATATGGTGAGTGAACAAGCATATCAATATCATCCAGGCGCACCTGCTGACCCCATTCCCTTTCCCGAAAGTTTAAAAGAAGAAGAACATATAGCGCGGGCAGAAATGCTCGAAGCCTTAGCAAATTTTGACGACCATTTACTCGAAGAACTTTTAGAAGACATCGAACCTCCTCAAGAAGAAATCCTCCAAGATTTAAAAATGGAATTAGGGGCAGATTTGGTAGTGCCCGTTTTCTTTGGTGTAGCAGAACAAGATTATGGTGTTAGACCTCTATTAGAAGCCTTGTTACGGGAAGCCCCCGAACCAGAAACCACAGCAGAACGTCGGTTAAAAAACATAAAAGGTGATACAGCTTTAGCGCAGGTATTAAAAACTTACTACACTCCCCAAGGTGGCAAACTCTCTCTTGTGCGTGTTTGGCGGGGCAAATTAACTGATGGTATTGTCCTCAATGGCATTCGCACTGGTGGAATTTACCGCTTAATGGGACAACAACAGCAGTCAGTTAACCAAGTTAATGCTGGTGAAATTGTGGCATTGAGCCGTTTAGAAGGAATCAAGACAGGCGATACAATCTCCACAGAACAGCAGTCGGCAATAAAATTACCCAAAGCTGTAGAGTTGGAACCAGTGTATGCCCTCGCCATTACACCAGAAAAGCGCAACGATGAAGTAAAACTTAGCAGTGCCATCACCAAGTTATTAGAAGAAGACTGTTCACTTGCTTGGGAACAACATGGCGATACTCACGAAGTTATCTTGTGGGGACAAGGCGAGATTCATTTACAAGTCGCCCTAGATAGACTGCGCCGCAAATATAACTTGCCAATGACAACTCATTTACCGCAAGTGCCTTACAAAGAAACCATCCGTAAAACAGTGGCTTCAATTCATGGGCGCTACAAGCACCAAAGCGGTGGTCACGGACAGTTCGGTGATGTTTTTCTCGACATCAAACCCCTACCACGCGGTACAGGTTTTAATTTTAATGAAACTATTGTCGGCGGTGTGGTTCCTAAACAGTACATCCCTGGCGTGGAAATGGGCGTGCGGGAATTTCTGACACATGGGCCTTTGGGCTTTCCAATGGTGGATTTGGCGGTAACTCTGACTAATGGTTCGTATCACAACGTTGATAGTTCCGAACAAGCCTTTAAACAAGCTGCCCGATTGGCAATGCAAACGGGAATACCCCAAGCGGAACCTACCCTGTTAGAACCAATTCTGCGGGTGGATGTTACCACACCTAGCGAATTTACTTCCAAAGTGCTGCAACTGTTGAGTGGTAGACGGGGGCAAATTTTAGGCTATGAAGGCAGAAACGATTGGCAAGGTTGGGATAATATCTCTGCATACTTGCCACAAGCAGAGATGCAAAACTTTATTGTAGAGCTGCGATCGCTCACCTTGGGCGTTGGTTCCTTCCACTGGGAATATGACCATCTCCAGGAAGTGCCAGAAAAGCTTGCTGAACGTGTCATTAACAGCAATGGCAATGGTGGTAACGGCAACGGCAAGTAA
- a CDS encoding PIN domain-containing protein, with the protein MNGRILLDTNILVYIYDPLDTAKQERAIALTDQLIRSSKAVISTQVLGEFFMATTRIRRSLLTPAEALVRMRNYLAACHVVDITRLISLEAIRGVETHHFGFWDAQIWATARLNQIQEIYTEDFASGATVEGVRFTNPFVD; encoded by the coding sequence ATGAACGGTAGGATTTTACTTGATACCAACATTCTCGTTTACATCTACGATCCACTAGATACCGCAAAACAGGAACGCGCGATCGCACTTACTGACCAATTGATTCGTTCTAGTAAGGCGGTAATTAGTACCCAAGTGTTGGGAGAGTTTTTTATGGCCACAACCCGGATTCGGCGTTCGCTTTTAACTCCTGCTGAGGCGCTGGTGCGAATGCGTAACTATTTAGCTGCTTGCCATGTCGTTGATATTACACGACTCATCTCTTTAGAAGCAATTCGCGGCGTGGAAACCCATCACTTCGGGTTTTGGGACGCGCAAATTTGGGCAACGGCGCGACTCAACCAAATTCAAGAAATTTATACTGAGGACTTCGCATCAGGTGCGACGGTTGAGGGCGTGCGGTTTACAAATCCTTTTGTAGATTGA